In the genome of Luteitalea pratensis, the window TCGTACAGGCGCGCCTCGTCGGGAGGCAGCGACAGCGACTGCGGCCGCTGGCCGAAATCGGTCGGCCGGATCGCCTCATGCGCTTCCTGGGCGTTCTTGACCTTGGTCTGGTACTGCCTGGCGCCGCCGTAAAAGGCCTCGCCGTACATGTCCTTGATCGCCCGCGCCGACTCGCGCAGCGCCTTGTCGCTGAGTGTCGTCGAGTCCGTGCGGTGATAGGAGATGACGCCGTCCTGGAACAACCGCTGCGCAGCGCTCATCGTGCGGTCGGCGGAGAACCCCAGCTTGCGGTTGGCTTCCTGCTGCAGGGTCGACGTCGTGAAGGGCGCCGAGGGCCGCTGCGACGTCGGCTTCTCTTCGACGCCGGTCACCGTCCACGGCAGGCGGCCAGCCAGCACCTCGCGCATCGTCTTTGCGGACGCTTCGTCGAGCAGGCGGACGTTGCGGCCGACCAGTGCGCCGGTGGTCGGGTCGAAGTCCTTGCCCGTGGCGACCCGTTCCTCGCCGACGCGGACGAGCGTGGCAACAAACTGGGTTTCGCCGGCGCGAATCTTCGCGTCGAGGTCCCAGCAGGTGCTCCGGCGGAACGCGCGCCGCTCCTCCTCGCGCTCCACGATCAGCCGCACCGCCACGCTCTGGACGCGGCCGGCGCTGAGGCCGGTCTGCACTTTCTTCCACAGGACCGGCGACAACATGTAGCCGTACAGCCGATCGAGAATGCGCCGGCTCTCCTGCGCATCCACCAGCTTCAGGTCGATGTCGCGCGCCTGCTCGATGGCCTCGCGCACCGCTTCCTCGGTGATCTCGTGGAAGACGATCCGCTTGACGGAGCCCTTCGGCTTCAGCACTTCGCGCAGGTGCCAGCTGATGGACTCGCCCTCGCGATCCGGGTCGGTGGCCAGCAGGACTTCCGAAGCGTCCTTGACGGCGGCCTTGAGCTCCCGGATCCGCGACTTCCGGTCCGATGAGACGACATAGTACGGCTTGAAGCCGTTGTCCACGTCCACGCCGATGCGGCCCCAGGTCTCCTTCTTGATCGACTCGGGCACCTCGCTGGCGTTCTCGGGCAGATCCCGCACGTGCCCCACGCTGGCCTCGACCCGGAACTGGTTGCCCAGGAAACGGGCCAGGGTCTTGGCCTTCGCTGGTGATTCGACGATGACGAGGGGCTTGGACATTGCGTGCGAACTTTACGTTACCACTTCCGTTCAGCGCGCAAGAATCGACCAGCGGCATCGCGACGAACGAGTCCGGCGAGTTCCAGATCGAGCAACTCACCCAGTAAATCCCCGCCATTCCGCCCCGTCTCGACCAGCAGTTCATCGAGCGTGACACCGTCCTCCCGCGCTACCTGCCTCAGCAGCGCTGCGGCCGCCGGGGCCGCTGGGACACCCATTTCCGAAGTCCCCTGCACGCCCCCATGCTCCCTGTCGTCATCGCCTCGCTCCGCCCTTTCGGCACGCGCGACGCGCGCCCAACCAAGCTCTTCCAGAATGTCTGACGCGCATTCCACGAGGCGGGCACCGTCCCGGATGAGGGCGTGACCGCCTGCGTTGGCGCCAGTGCGGACATCGCCGGGCACCGCCATCACCTCGCGCCCCTGTTCGAGCGCGAGTCGGGCGGTGATCAGCGAACCGCTCCGCCGCGCGGCCTGCACGACGATGACCGCGCGGCAGAGGCCGCTCAAGGCACGGTTGCGCAGCGGGAAATGGTGCGAGAGGGGTGGCGCGCCGGGCGGAAACTCACTCACGAGCACGCCGGCGGCCTCGATGTCGCCGCCGAGCGGGCCGTGGTCGCTCGGGTAGGGCTGGTCGAGGCCGCAACCGAGCACGGCCATCGAGCGGCCCGTGGACAGGGCGCCCCGGTGCACGGCGGCATCGATGCCACGAGCGAACCCGCTGGCGACGAGCACCCCGGCCGCAGCCAGATCGGCCGCCAGCCGGAACGCCACCTCGCGGCCTCCCATCGTCGATTCGCGCGAACCCACGAGAGCGACGGCGGGCGCGTCGAGCAGCGCGGCGTCGCCACGGGTCCAGAGCAACAGGGGCGGATCCACGATTGTGCCGAGCAGGGCTGGATACGCGGGATGTGCGGGCCAGCGGACGTCGTAGCCATGCGGCGCGGCGCGATCCAGGACACGGCCCGCCTCGGCACGCCAGTGAGCGACGGCGCCGGGCCCCTGCATGCCGAGCACCTCCAGACTCTCGGGCAGAGGCAGGACCGGCCAGGACGGCAGCCTCGCCTTGAGCGCGGCGGCGGACAGGGCCGGCCGGGCGCCGGCGGCCAGCGCGAGCGCCACGGCGTCCATTCTCGAACTCTCGATCATCGCCCTCCCCGGCTGTGCAAACTACCCGCCACGGCGACTGAATCGGCTTCCCGAGCGTCCTTTGATCTGGCGCTTCCGCGGGTGGCAGGAACTGCCATCAGGGACCTCGGGGCACAGGTGTATAGTGGCAATCACTCCCATGACCAAGACCCGTTCCTGGATGCTCGCGCTGGCCGTGGTGCTGGGTGCGTCCGGTGTCGCGTCGGCGCAAAACCCCCGCGACCAGGCAAAGTCGCAGGTCGAGTTCGGCATCACCGTTGCGCAAAAGGGGCTGTGGCAGGAGGCGGTGTTCCGGTGGGAACGCGCCACCGAGATCGATCCGACGTATGCGGCGGCCTTCAACAACCTGGGCATCGCGTTCGAGCAGCTCGGGAAGTTCGAGCAGGCGGGCAAGGCCTACGAAAAGGCGCTGGAGCTCGAGCCGCAGAACCTCTCGATTCAGCAGAACTACGATCTGTTCAAGGAAATCAATGACCGCGCCAAGAGGAACACCGGGACTTCGGGGAGCTAGCCTCGCGCTCGCGGGCGCGGTGCTGGCGGCGGGCGTGGGTTGCACCTCGACATTCGAGGTGCCAATCGACACTCCCATCCAGGCCAAGCTCGACGTCACGCCCTTCTCGCGGGTGCACGTGGTCGGCTTCATCTCGGGCGGAGCCGAGGACGTCGACGCGAACATGGAGACGGTGCGGCTGCTGCGGAGCCAGTTGCGCACGAAGAGCCGCCTGCGCGTGATCGAGGCCGACCCCCTGCCGCTCCAGCAGGTCGCCCGCGACCAGGCCAGGGGGCCTGCGACGCCCGGCGCCGCGGGACCCGCGCCAGCTGCGTCGGACGTGCCCTCCGGGATGCAGTTTCCGGAGAAGATCCTCGATGAGAAGGATCTCGAGGCGTACGAGCCGTTGTTTGCCAACGCCGCCTACTGGAAGAAGATAGGCGAGGAATTCCAGCAGCCGCTGATCGTGACGGGGACCGTCATCTTCCGGCCCCACCAGGCTTCAGGTATCGTCACCCAGGAGCGCGAGGTGTACGACCAGTTCGGGCGGCGGACTGTCGTCCCGACGCGCGTCTACATGGAGCGCAAGGGCTACATTCTGCGCCCGAAGCTCGTGTTCATCGACGGACGCAGCGGCGCCGTGTTGTACCAGGAGAGCTACCGCGAGGAGCGGCTCTACCCGAGCCAGCAGAACGTGCCGGCCTTGTCGTCGTTCTTCGAGCAGATGGACGCGGTGCTGCCGTCCTTCCTGAACACGCTGAGCACGACGAGGGTCCGCGGTTCGCGAATCATGCTGAAGTAGCGGCGTCCGCTTCTCCAGGTGTGACGGCTCCGCCGGGGGTGTAGGCGCCGACCTTCAGGTCGGCGCACCCGTTGGTTTCGACATTCGCGGCATTCAGGCATTTCAGCATTCCCCGCAACGTCTCCCATGTGGTAGACTCGCTGTCTTTGCCGGGTCCGAACCTCGGA includes:
- a CDS encoding tetratricopeptide repeat protein: MTKTRSWMLALAVVLGASGVASAQNPRDQAKSQVEFGITVAQKGLWQEAVFRWERATEIDPTYAAAFNNLGIAFEQLGKFEQAGKAYEKALELEPQNLSIQQNYDLFKEINDRAKRNTGTSGS
- the dprA gene encoding DNA-processing protein DprA, which translates into the protein MALALAAGARPALSAAALKARLPSWPVLPLPESLEVLGMQGPGAVAHWRAEAGRVLDRAAPHGYDVRWPAHPAYPALLGTIVDPPLLLWTRGDAALLDAPAVALVGSRESTMGGREVAFRLAADLAAAGVLVASGFARGIDAAVHRGALSTGRSMAVLGCGLDQPYPSDHGPLGGDIEAAGVLVSEFPPGAPPLSHHFPLRNRALSGLCRAVIVVQAARRSGSLITARLALEQGREVMAVPGDVRTGANAGGHALIRDGARLVECASDILEELGWARVARAERAERGDDDREHGGVQGTSEMGVPAAPAAAALLRQVAREDGVTLDELLVETGRNGGDLLGELLDLELAGLVRRDAAGRFLRAERKW